The Deltaproteobacteria bacterium genome window below encodes:
- a CDS encoding DUF3987 domain-containing protein has product MRNRVDFVRINGAALARLPELLARWLPDGRVCGREYVARNPTRNDQQAGSFRVNVDTGKWADFATGDKGGDLVSLYAYLNGQSQGDAARALAAMSNGAPHGHADARSGAEPRVILPVPESAPAPVLRHREHGVASQHWIYRDAQSRVLGYVARFDTPAGKQILPLTYCGEPDGRQHWRWRSWPAPRPLYRLDALASRAEAPVLLVEGEKTADAAAILFRDYVVTTSPAGSKAAGQADWSPLRGRDVVILPDADAPGERYAAEAAQLARAAGAQSVRVVALPSGLPEGWDLADPLPKDVAMDVLRESVDVKTSPLACSPDWPERQPLSAAVVEVPALPSELLPEPLRAWIDDATERLQAPSEMVAAPALVTAGAVIGRSVGIHPKRQDDWLVLANLWGMVVGRPGTMKSPALSEGTRFIRRLAAQASERYRQDAAAADIEREAIELQIARLKRDATKRAADIEKFKTDLAALNSAKGECALQERRYLTQDATAEKLGELLRGNPRGLLLLRDELAGWLRTLEKPGREGEREFFLEAWKATDAYTCDRIGRGTVHTPAPTLSVLGTIQPSKLQRCITDAATEGRGDDGLLQRFQLAVWPEITGEWRNVDRWPETAARERVAAAFTALDSLDANTLGASTDHSEIPALRFAPYAQALFDEWREQLEVRLRGADLDAFPAYESHVAKYRSLMPALALVFHLLGVVSNQTEPGPVTLAAARLAATWVDFLDAHARRIYAVELNPGRLAARALADRIEHGHIADGVSIRDLYRHQWPALTNADNVRAALADMEALGWLRIEALETKGRTSEVVRLHPELREEAHGTL; this is encoded by the coding sequence ATGAGAAATCGCGTAGACTTCGTGCGCATCAACGGCGCGGCGTTAGCACGACTGCCCGAGCTGCTTGCGCGGTGGCTGCCCGATGGCCGCGTGTGCGGGCGCGAGTACGTTGCGCGCAACCCGACACGCAACGACCAGCAGGCAGGATCATTCAGAGTGAACGTCGACACGGGGAAATGGGCAGACTTCGCGACCGGCGACAAGGGTGGTGATCTGGTTTCGCTGTACGCATACCTGAACGGCCAGTCTCAAGGCGACGCCGCACGGGCGCTAGCTGCGATGAGCAACGGTGCGCCACATGGGCACGCCGACGCACGCAGCGGGGCAGAGCCGCGAGTCATTCTGCCTGTGCCGGAGAGCGCGCCGGCGCCGGTGCTCCGGCATCGAGAGCACGGTGTTGCGTCGCAGCACTGGATCTACCGCGACGCGCAAAGCCGCGTGCTTGGGTACGTTGCCCGGTTCGATACGCCGGCCGGCAAGCAGATTCTCCCGTTGACCTACTGCGGGGAACCGGATGGACGACAACACTGGCGCTGGCGCAGTTGGCCGGCACCCCGGCCACTGTACCGGCTGGACGCACTGGCCAGTCGAGCAGAAGCACCGGTGCTCTTGGTTGAAGGGGAGAAGACCGCGGATGCCGCAGCGATCTTGTTTCGCGATTACGTGGTGACCACTTCACCGGCCGGCAGCAAGGCGGCTGGCCAAGCCGACTGGTCACCGCTGCGCGGGCGAGACGTGGTCATATTGCCTGACGCCGACGCACCGGGCGAGCGCTACGCGGCTGAGGCAGCGCAGTTGGCGCGAGCAGCTGGAGCGCAGAGCGTGCGCGTTGTCGCGCTACCGTCCGGGTTGCCCGAGGGCTGGGACCTTGCGGACCCCCTGCCGAAAGATGTGGCCATGGATGTGCTGCGAGAATCGGTTGACGTGAAAACCTCACCACTGGCGTGCTCACCCGACTGGCCGGAGCGCCAGCCCTTATCTGCTGCCGTGGTGGAGGTGCCGGCCCTGCCAAGCGAGCTGCTGCCGGAGCCCCTTCGCGCGTGGATCGACGACGCCACCGAACGGTTGCAAGCTCCGTCTGAGATGGTGGCGGCACCGGCGCTCGTCACCGCTGGTGCCGTCATCGGTCGCAGCGTCGGCATTCACCCGAAGCGCCAAGACGACTGGCTCGTATTGGCTAACCTGTGGGGCATGGTTGTGGGTCGACCGGGCACCATGAAGAGCCCCGCGCTGAGCGAAGGGACCCGCTTCATTCGCCGGCTGGCGGCGCAAGCCAGCGAGCGCTATCGCCAAGACGCTGCCGCGGCGGACATTGAGCGTGAGGCGATCGAGCTGCAAATTGCGCGGCTGAAACGAGACGCGACGAAGCGCGCCGCGGACATCGAGAAGTTCAAAACGGACCTCGCTGCATTGAACAGCGCCAAGGGCGAATGCGCCCTGCAAGAGCGCCGCTACCTGACACAAGACGCGACGGCTGAAAAGCTAGGGGAGCTGCTGCGCGGAAACCCGCGCGGGTTGCTGCTGTTGCGCGATGAACTGGCGGGCTGGTTGCGCACGCTAGAAAAGCCTGGTCGCGAGGGTGAACGCGAATTCTTCCTTGAGGCGTGGAAGGCGACCGATGCGTACACCTGTGATCGCATCGGTCGCGGTACCGTGCATACCCCGGCGCCCACGCTGTCCGTCCTGGGCACAATCCAACCCTCGAAGCTACAGCGATGCATCACCGACGCTGCCACCGAAGGCCGCGGCGATGACGGACTCTTGCAGCGCTTCCAATTGGCAGTGTGGCCAGAGATCACCGGCGAGTGGCGCAATGTTGATCGCTGGCCAGAGACGGCCGCACGGGAGCGTGTGGCGGCTGCCTTCACGGCACTCGATAGCCTCGACGCCAACACGCTGGGTGCGTCGACCGATCACAGTGAAATTCCGGCACTCCGGTTTGCACCTTATGCGCAAGCTCTTTTCGATGAGTGGCGCGAGCAATTGGAAGTGCGGCTACGCGGCGCCGACCTTGACGCCTTCCCCGCGTACGAAAGCCACGTGGCAAAGTATCGCTCGTTGATGCCGGCACTCGCTCTGGTGTTCCATTTGCTCGGCGTAGTCAGCAACCAAACCGAACCCGGACCCGTGACCTTGGCCGCGGCGCGACTGGCCGCCACCTGGGTAGACTTCCTTGATGCGCACGCGCGACGCATCTATGCCGTCGAGCTGAACCCCGGTCGCCTTGCGGCGCGAGCCCTGGCTGATCGCATCGAGCACGGGCATATCGCGGACGGCGTCAGCATCCGGGACCTCTACCGCCACCAATGGCCGGCGCTCACAAATGCAGACAACGTGCGTGCCGCACTCGCGGACATGGAGGCCCTGGGCTGGTTGCGCATTGAGGCGCTCGAAACCAAGGGCCGCACGTCCGAGGTGGTACGCCTGCATCCCGAGCTGCGAGAGGAGGCCCATGGCACGCTTTGA